The stretch of DNA ACTCGTCGGCCTTAGCCACATGGCTATGCACATGACGCGCAACTCGACAAGTGCCGCCGCCGACGCCGCGTCAGCGGCCGCCCTCCTGGCCTGCCCGATTGACGGCGGTCATCCGCTGGCGGCAGTCGGCGCCGGGCTGCGCTGCCCGAGATGCGGGCAGGCATACCCCATTGAGGAGGGCATCGTGCGCATGCTGCGGGAGCCGACCGATACCGGGGACCTGGCGGCGCGCGAGATGCGGGCGCGCGATGCCCGCGCCGGCGAGTACGACGCCGTCATTCCGCGCTACGTGCAGACGGTGGAAACAGAGGCGGTGATGCAGCGCCTCGGGGTGCGGCGCGGGCACGTGGTGCTCGACGCCGGCGCCGGCACCGGCAAGCTCACCCACGCCGCGGCGGCGACCGGGGCGACGGTGGTGGCGGTTGACTTCTCGGTCTCCTCGCTGCTGGTCAACCGCCGCAAGGCCGACCCCGGCTGGCGCCTCCATTTTGTCGCGGGCGATGTCAGATGCCTGCCGGCGCGACCCGCGTCATTCGACCGCGTCGTCAGCACCCAGGTCCTCGAGCACCTGCCGGAGCCGGCGCAGCGCCGGTGCGCGCTCGAGCTCATGGGCCGCGCGCTCAAGCCGGGCGGGAGGTTGGTGCTCACCGCCTACAACTACCCCCTGGCCGGCCGCATCGGCGGCGCCCGCGAGGGTTTGCACGCCGGCGAGATCTTCTTCCACCGGTTCACCGCCGGCGAGCTCGGCGCCATGTTCGAGGGGTGGAGCATCGAGGAGCTGTGTGGTATCCGCAACCTGCCGACGTTCGCGACCAACGGCGGCGGCCGTCTCCCGGCGCGCATTGACCATCTCCTGGAGCGCTTCCCGTGGTCGCGGCTGACGGGCGACCTGCTGCTCGTCGCCGCGCGGAAACCATGATGCGGGTGACCGCGATTACAACTGTGGAGGGCCTGCTCGCGCTGCGCCGCGAGTGGGAGGCCCTCGCCGCCGCCAGCGCGCAGGCGGGACCGTTCCTGTCCTGGCCCTGGGCGCGCGCCGCGCTGCGCCGGCTGCACGACGCGACGCCCTGCGCCCTCGCCGCGCGCGCTGAAGACGGCGAGCTGCGCGCGCTGATGCCGCTGGTCAATCACGGCGGAGGCCTGCGCTTCGTCGCGGCGGAGCGCTCGATCTACCTCGGCATGCTGGCGCGCGCCGACGACCTGGCGCCGGCGGCGCAGGCGTTCGCGCAGTGGCTGCGCGGCGCGCGCGCCTGGCGCACGGTGGTGCTGTCCGCGCTGCCGGAGGAGCAGCTATGTCCGCTGGCGGACGCGCTGGCAGAGGCCGGCATCACCTATCGCGTGGAGCGGGACCGGCCCTCCTATGTCATGCCCTTGCCGGACTCGGCGGCGGTGTTCGCGGAGCGCCTGACCGGCTCATTCCGCAAGCGGCTGGACTACTACCGGCGGCGGCTGGAGCGCGAATGCGCCGTCGAGTACCGCGTCTGCAGCCCGCGCGATGATCCGCAGGCGTTCGCGGACTTCCTGCGCCTGCACCGGCTGCGCATGGACGCCGCGGGACGCCGGTCGCGCC from Armatimonadota bacterium encodes:
- a CDS encoding methyltransferase domain-containing protein, whose amino-acid sequence is MAGRLVGLSHMAMHMTRNSTSAAADAASAAALLACPIDGGHPLAAVGAGLRCPRCGQAYPIEEGIVRMLREPTDTGDLAAREMRARDARAGEYDAVIPRYVQTVETEAVMQRLGVRRGHVVLDAGAGTGKLTHAAAATGATVVAVDFSVSSLLVNRRKADPGWRLHFVAGDVRCLPARPASFDRVVSTQVLEHLPEPAQRRCALELMGRALKPGGRLVLTAYNYPLAGRIGGAREGLHAGEIFFHRFTAGELGAMFEGWSIEELCGIRNLPTFATNGGGRLPARIDHLLERFPWSRLTGDLLLVAARKP
- a CDS encoding GNAT family N-acetyltransferase, producing MMRVTAITTVEGLLALRREWEALAAASAQAGPFLSWPWARAALRRLHDATPCALAARAEDGELRALMPLVNHGGGLRFVAAERSIYLGMLARADDLAPAAQAFAQWLRGARAWRTVVLSALPEEQLCPLADALAEAGITYRVERDRPSYVMPLPDSAAVFAERLTGSFRKRLDYYRRRLERECAVEYRVCSPRDDPQAFADFLRLHRLRMDAAGRRSRLAEGESADFLREALTAMDGAASVGLLRCDGRAAAALAGMRWGDTFYFWNSGFDPAFAQYNVGDLIQRLTMETAIAAGLRRFDFLWGGEAYKLRWGAQRRDTYRLEAGRSRLRLALCATGRTAIRASRRATAAAARRLRLSRPRCGALPRGQLPVAQGGGQARGGKELSPAANRGEH